The Tepidibacillus fermentans genome has a window encoding:
- a CDS encoding MarR family winged helix-turn-helix transcriptional regulator, translated as MSEALISELEQLFYEMNQLISSEKHRCLREGISLSQIWVLKQLEQDRQKISDLAESMGVSVPAITGLSDKLIIQGLAKRTRSDQDRRIVYLTISEKGRELLKEIRQERQKMMKIYFDGLPDQDLEHLIEIYRKIINNIKKKRNTE; from the coding sequence TTGAGTGAGGCTTTAATCAGTGAATTAGAACAATTATTTTATGAAATGAATCAGTTGATTAGTTCGGAAAAACATAGATGTTTAAGAGAAGGAATTTCCTTAAGCCAAATCTGGGTACTGAAGCAATTAGAACAAGATCGGCAAAAAATCTCCGATTTAGCTGAAAGCATGGGAGTAAGTGTACCCGCAATTACTGGTCTTTCGGATAAACTCATTATTCAAGGTTTAGCTAAACGAACTCGCTCTGACCAAGATCGACGGATCGTTTATCTTACAATTAGTGAAAAAGGAAGAGAGTTACTTAAGGAAATACGTCAAGAACGGCAAAAAATGATGAAAATCTATTTTGATGGATTACCTGATCAGGATTTGGAACACTTAATCGAGATTTACCGAAAAATTATAAATAATATTAAGAAAAAAAGAAACACTGAATAA
- a CDS encoding TVP38/TMEM64 family protein: MKKIGLIIIVVFFIFYVIFQTHFGEILRQGNLTMLVDYLKSLGWIAWLISFIAILIQTFFPFIPFVILAGANALVFGIWEGFFMSWLFAIIGAIVAFFFSRYIAQEFAKQQTKKYPLLKKMEHQIKDNGFLIFLLGRLIPILPSSIVNFFGGISSLDFRSFFWSTFLGKLPMVFLETMMGHDIIFFKQHPKRLVFLILIFGTFIYLGYWINKRFTNKKIPNED; this comes from the coding sequence GTGAAAAAGATTGGGCTCATTATTATTGTGGTATTTTTTATTTTTTATGTTATTTTTCAAACACATTTTGGGGAAATATTAAGGCAAGGAAATTTAACGATGTTGGTTGATTATCTAAAATCCTTAGGATGGATTGCTTGGTTGATTAGTTTCATTGCGATCCTCATTCAAACCTTTTTTCCATTTATACCTTTTGTTATTTTGGCAGGGGCCAATGCACTTGTCTTTGGAATATGGGAAGGTTTTTTTATGAGCTGGTTGTTTGCTATTATCGGAGCGATTGTCGCATTTTTCTTCTCTAGATACATAGCACAAGAATTTGCAAAACAGCAAACGAAAAAATATCCTTTACTAAAAAAAATGGAACATCAAATAAAGGATAACGGTTTTCTAATATTTTTATTGGGAAGACTTATACCTATTTTACCATCAAGTATTGTGAATTTTTTTGGCGGAATATCTTCATTAGACTTTCGTTCTTTTTTTTGGTCTACCTTTTTAGGAAAGTTGCCTATGGTTTTTCTTGAAACAATGATGGGTCATGATATCATCTTCTTTAAACAACACCCGAAACGTCTCGTTTTCCTTATTCTAATATTTGGTACTTTTATTTACTTAGGGTATTGGATCAATAAACGATTCACGAACAAAAAGATACCCAATGAAGACTAA
- a CDS encoding alpha/beta-type small acid-soluble spore protein, whose amino-acid sequence MSNNNRILNPKAKNAMDHLKYEVAHDLGLDDDIQERGWENMTTREVGKIGGNMVKRMVSMAEEQMANQQNAQK is encoded by the coding sequence TTGAGCAATAACAACCGCATACTCAATCCTAAGGCAAAGAATGCAATGGATCACCTAAAGTATGAGGTAGCCCATGATTTAGGATTAGACGACGATATTCAAGAACGTGGTTGGGAAAATATGACCACGAGGGAAGTCGGAAAGATAGGCGGAAATATGGTGAAACGTATGGTTTCCATGGCTGAAGAGCAAATGGCCAACCAACAGAATGCTCAAAAGTAA
- a CDS encoding MFS transporter → MSFQRKIITVAIMVAMFLAAMEATIVNAAMPTIVGALGGFSLYSWVFSAFMLTNTTTVPIYGKLADMYGRKVMFITAVTLFVLGSALSGQANTMVQLVLFRGIQGLGAGGVLPLALTIAGDMFPLEQRAKVQGLFSSVWGLSAIIGPFIGGFIVDHFSWRWLFYLNLPFGILVVVLVVMFLPKQTSTQNRSAWRYFTIYWSCFSIVRHPSCESLWVGRFSNRYFLLDCNDFTYSLCLR, encoded by the coding sequence ATGTCTTTTCAACGAAAGATCATAACGGTTGCCATCATGGTGGCAATGTTTTTAGCGGCTATGGAAGCGACAATCGTAAATGCAGCCATGCCGACAATAGTGGGAGCATTGGGTGGCTTTTCTTTATATAGTTGGGTCTTTTCCGCCTTTATGCTAACGAATACGACAACAGTTCCGATCTATGGCAAACTCGCTGATATGTACGGACGAAAAGTGATGTTTATCACCGCTGTCACTTTATTTGTCTTGGGATCTGCTTTAAGCGGACAAGCCAATACAATGGTTCAACTGGTTTTATTCAGGGGGATACAAGGATTGGGAGCAGGTGGCGTTTTACCATTAGCCTTAACCATTGCTGGCGATATGTTCCCGTTAGAACAGCGAGCAAAAGTTCAGGGACTTTTCTCTAGTGTTTGGGGATTATCTGCAATCATCGGTCCTTTTATTGGTGGATTTATTGTCGATCATTTTTCATGGAGATGGCTTTTTTATTTAAACTTACCGTTTGGAATACTTGTCGTGGTGTTAGTGGTCATGTTTTTACCAAAACAGACATCGACACAAAATCGATCTGCTTGGCGTTACTTTACTATCTACTGGAGTTGTTTCTCTATTGTACGGCACCCTTCTTGTGAGTCATTATGGGTGGGTAGATTTTCGAACAGATATTTTCTTCTTGATTGCAATGATTTTACTTATTCTCTTTGTCTTCGCTGA
- a CDS encoding MFS transporter, with protein sequence MSHYGWVDFRTDIFFLIAMILLILFVFAERKVKEPFIPLSLFKNKIIGSSNLTAFLMGIGMFGSIQFVPLYVQGVLGTSATQAGLSITPQVIGWSVFAFVAGRLILKYGYRVPILLGVSLMALSGFMLAQLDVNTPYWYVLLSMFVLGTSLGLSMTAFAVAVQSAVTFEQRGLATSSQMFMRSIGATFGVTILGSVLTINMRPQIENFINQNQGKLSPEILTQIEQSQGIFEGEQVAMIPKDVVDQMMNLLAHSIHNTMWTAFILTFLAFITAWLFIPKGSAQSLSVNENYGES encoded by the coding sequence GTGAGTCATTATGGGTGGGTAGATTTTCGAACAGATATTTTCTTCTTGATTGCAATGATTTTACTTATTCTCTTTGTCTTCGCTGAACGAAAAGTGAAAGAACCATTTATCCCCTTGTCTTTATTTAAAAACAAAATTATTGGTTCCAGTAACTTGACTGCCTTTTTAATGGGAATTGGAATGTTTGGCTCGATTCAATTTGTACCGCTTTATGTTCAAGGCGTGTTAGGCACAAGTGCAACACAAGCAGGTCTAAGTATTACTCCACAGGTGATTGGTTGGAGTGTATTTGCTTTTGTGGCGGGTCGTTTGATTCTAAAGTATGGGTATCGGGTTCCGATTTTACTTGGCGTTAGCTTAATGGCACTATCTGGTTTCATGCTTGCACAATTAGATGTAAACACGCCATATTGGTATGTTCTTCTTTCAATGTTTGTCCTAGGGACTAGTTTAGGATTATCGATGACAGCCTTTGCAGTAGCTGTACAAAGTGCGGTTACTTTTGAACAACGAGGGTTAGCAACATCCAGTCAAATGTTTATGAGAAGTATTGGTGCAACGTTTGGGGTTACCATTCTTGGTTCTGTGTTAACAATAAATATGCGGCCACAGATCGAAAACTTCATCAATCAAAATCAAGGAAAATTATCTCCTGAAATACTAACACAGATTGAACAGTCGCAAGGAATTTTTGAGGGTGAACAAGTTGCGATGATTCCAAAAGATGTTGTAGATCAAATGATGAACCTCTTAGCACACTCCATCCATAATACGATGTGGACCGCCTTTATCCTTACTTTCCTTGCATTCATCACTGCTTGGCTCTTTATACCTAAAGGAAGTGCTCAATCTTTGTCTGTCAATGAAAATTATGGAGAATCTTAG
- a CDS encoding NAD(P)/FAD-dependent oxidoreductase, translating into MYDVIVIGGGPSGLMAAVAAAEEGAKVLLLEKGNKLGRKLAISGGGRCNVTNRMPIEDLVKHIPGNGRFLYSAFSEFNNEDIIAFFEELGIPLKEEDRGRMFPVNDKAQSVVNALIDKLRALKVMIKINTPVKTIHYQDGKVKSVELETGEVILTNAVVVAVGGKSVPQTGSTGDGYAWAEKAGHTITELYPTEVPITSDELFIKEKRLQGLSLRDIELSVLNEKGKTIVRHRWDMIFTHFGISGPAALRCSQFVVKELKKSKKNKVTMAIDLFPDKNMDVVHQELTNRLQSEPKKAIKNVLKGYMPERYLLFLLYEVGIPYDVTFTHLAKEKIRQLAEKIKHFTFTVNGTLPLEQAFVTGGGVSIKEIDPKTMESKLMNGLYFCGEILDIHGYTGGYNITVAFVTGYVAGQSSSEKSKK; encoded by the coding sequence ATGTACGATGTGATTGTCATAGGTGGTGGCCCTTCTGGATTGATGGCAGCAGTTGCGGCAGCCGAAGAAGGGGCAAAGGTATTACTTCTTGAAAAAGGGAATAAATTAGGACGAAAATTAGCCATTTCAGGTGGTGGACGTTGCAATGTCACCAATCGCATGCCGATTGAGGATCTCGTGAAGCACATTCCTGGGAATGGACGGTTCTTATACAGTGCATTTTCGGAATTTAATAATGAAGATATTATTGCGTTCTTTGAGGAGTTAGGTATTCCATTGAAAGAGGAAGATCGTGGACGGATGTTCCCGGTAAACGACAAAGCACAATCCGTGGTGAATGCCTTAATCGATAAGTTAAGAGCTTTAAAAGTTATGATCAAAATCAATACCCCGGTTAAAACCATTCATTATCAAGATGGAAAAGTAAAAAGTGTCGAGTTAGAAACTGGAGAAGTTATTCTTACAAATGCAGTAGTCGTAGCCGTTGGAGGTAAATCCGTTCCTCAAACAGGCTCAACTGGAGATGGCTATGCCTGGGCAGAAAAAGCGGGCCACACGATAACTGAATTGTATCCCACAGAAGTTCCGATAACTTCTGATGAACTCTTCATAAAAGAAAAAAGATTACAAGGTTTATCACTAAGAGATATTGAGCTTTCGGTTTTGAACGAAAAAGGAAAGACGATCGTCCGTCACCGTTGGGATATGATCTTTACCCACTTTGGGATTAGTGGCCCTGCTGCTTTGCGCTGTAGTCAGTTTGTGGTGAAAGAGTTAAAGAAATCAAAGAAAAACAAAGTAACGATGGCAATCGATCTATTTCCCGATAAAAATATGGATGTCGTTCATCAGGAATTAACGAATCGACTACAATCCGAACCGAAAAAAGCGATAAAAAATGTCTTGAAAGGCTACATGCCAGAACGTTATCTTCTTTTTCTACTTTACGAAGTAGGGATACCCTATGATGTAACATTTACCCATCTCGCAAAGGAAAAAATTCGCCAATTAGCGGAAAAGATCAAACACTTTACGTTCACTGTAAATGGAACCTTACCCCTAGAACAAGCTTTTGTAACAGGTGGGGGTGTATCGATTAAAGAGATCGATCCAAAGACAATGGAATCAAAATTGATGAATGGACTTTATTTTTGTGGTGAGATCTTAGATATTCATGGATATACAGGAGGGTATAATATTACGGTTGCCTTTGTCACGGGATATGTTGCAGGACAAAGTTCATCCGAAAAATCTAAGAAATAA
- a CDS encoding gamma carbonic anhydrase family protein — translation MIYPYKDKKPAIANSAFIADYVTITGDVTIGEQSSIWFHTVIRGDVAPTIIGNRVNIQDHSVLHQSPNLPLIIEDDVTIGHRVLLHSATIRRSALIGMGSIILDGAEIGEGAMIGAGSLVPPRKKIPPFTLAYGHPVKVIRPLTEEEKKDMERIRNEYVEKGQYYKSIATVDPF, via the coding sequence ATGATCTATCCATACAAAGATAAAAAGCCAGCAATTGCAAACAGCGCTTTTATCGCCGACTATGTCACGATTACGGGTGATGTCACCATTGGTGAACAATCAAGCATTTGGTTTCACACAGTCATCCGGGGTGATGTAGCACCAACAATCATTGGTAATCGAGTGAATATTCAAGATCACTCCGTCCTTCATCAAAGTCCCAATCTACCACTCATTATTGAAGATGATGTTACGATCGGACATCGTGTACTTCTTCATAGTGCAACGATTCGAAGAAGTGCCCTAATTGGTATGGGATCGATTATTTTGGACGGAGCTGAGATTGGGGAGGGAGCGATGATTGGTGCAGGAAGCCTTGTCCCACCCAGGAAGAAAATCCCACCATTTACATTAGCTTATGGACATCCTGTAAAAGTGATTCGACCACTAACGGAAGAAGAGAAAAAAGATATGGAACGGATTCGCAATGAATATGTAGAGAAAGGACAATATTATAAGTCGATTGCGACTGTTGATCCATTTTAA
- a CDS encoding acyl-[acyl-carrier-protein] thioesterase: protein MNPVITERQYNVHYYEVDFKRRALPTTLMNYLQDIAIHQSEQAGVGLDFLEENHLAWSLYQWDISIKAYPQFGQTVTITTNACAFEKFNAYREFKITNQEGELMVYAYTRWVLLDTKKGRLTKIPPRIYEVYGIDPDKPNTYEMEKLKELNESQYKKEFSVRYSDIDTNKHVNNVKYVEWAIETLPLEMVMDHQLRHMKVMYKKEAKYGEQVQVLTKISEIGDKWVALHKIVDSQGTTLCLLETTWEKI, encoded by the coding sequence TTGAATCCTGTCATAACAGAAAGACAATACAATGTTCATTATTATGAAGTTGATTTTAAACGGAGAGCTTTACCAACCACATTGATGAATTATCTTCAAGATATTGCAATACACCAAAGTGAACAGGCAGGAGTTGGCTTAGATTTCTTGGAAGAAAACCATTTAGCTTGGTCACTCTATCAATGGGATATATCGATTAAAGCCTATCCCCAATTTGGACAAACCGTTACGATTACAACCAATGCCTGTGCTTTTGAAAAATTTAATGCTTATCGAGAATTTAAGATTACGAATCAAGAGGGGGAGTTAATGGTCTATGCCTATACCAGGTGGGTGTTATTAGATACGAAAAAAGGAAGACTAACCAAGATCCCACCTAGAATCTATGAAGTTTATGGGATAGACCCCGATAAACCCAACACCTATGAGATGGAGAAACTAAAAGAACTAAATGAAAGTCAGTATAAAAAAGAATTCTCTGTTCGCTATAGTGACATTGATACCAATAAACATGTCAACAATGTGAAATACGTGGAATGGGCGATTGAAACGTTACCCCTCGAAATGGTGATGGATCACCAATTACGTCATATGAAAGTGATGTACAAAAAAGAAGCAAAGTATGGGGAACAAGTTCAAGTTTTGACAAAAATAAGTGAGATTGGTGACAAATGGGTTGCACTCCATAAAATTGTGGACAGTCAGGGTACTACATTGTGTTTATTAGAAACAACATGGGAAAAGATTTAA
- a CDS encoding putative polysaccharide biosynthesis protein, giving the protein MSNDSQLVRGTLLLTSATIISRILGLIYYFPFLWLVGTKGAALYAYAYNPYAILLSISTMGLPLAVSKFVSKYNALGDYRTGYRLFRSGLVLLSLTGFLAALGLYLIAPIIAPMFINGSGGGSGNTLEDVILVIRWVSPALLLVPMMSLVRGYFQGFQSMGPTAVSQVIEQIVRIVFILATSFFILKVMHGSLATAVSLATFAAFVGAIGGMAVLIWYWLKRQKDIKQKIAESKNVQLISLLSMYKELMLYAIPFILVGLAIPIYQQIDTFNVNKALMSLGYTLGQAEDIFAILNQTSQKVIMIPVSLATALGLTIIPAITRTFTAGDQVKLHNQITQTFNILLYLTLPAAVGLGVLSYQVYGSLYAMSEVDLGSYLLAWYAPTTIFYALFTVTAAILQGINRQKFAVYGLIGGILLKIAFNYEFVRWFGGKGAILSTDLGYGFSIFFNLWIIKKFAGYSYRSVLKNSFRMLVHSTIMGIAVWLVKWTFILWLPGGKERFLNAVITLLVGLVVGIAVYLWLGLRSNLAVEVLGNRIGFLKRKRNPKAA; this is encoded by the coding sequence ATGAGTAATGACTCTCAGTTAGTCAGAGGGACGTTGCTTTTAACCTCGGCAACGATCATCTCGCGAATTCTTGGACTGATTTATTATTTTCCATTTTTATGGTTAGTAGGAACCAAAGGGGCTGCTTTATACGCTTATGCCTATAATCCCTATGCCATTCTATTAAGTATCTCAACAATGGGACTTCCACTTGCAGTTTCAAAGTTTGTTTCGAAATATAATGCCCTTGGCGATTATCGGACAGGCTACCGTCTATTCCGCTCAGGATTAGTCCTATTATCTTTAACAGGATTTCTCGCAGCTCTTGGTCTATATCTAATTGCCCCGATAATTGCACCTATGTTTATTAATGGGAGCGGTGGTGGAAGTGGAAACACACTTGAAGATGTGATTCTTGTCATTCGCTGGGTAAGCCCTGCCTTGTTACTCGTACCGATGATGAGCTTGGTGCGAGGATATTTTCAAGGTTTTCAATCGATGGGCCCAACAGCTGTTTCGCAGGTGATTGAGCAAATCGTTCGCATCGTATTCATATTAGCAACAAGCTTTTTCATTCTTAAAGTGATGCATGGATCCCTTGCCACTGCTGTTTCCTTAGCGACTTTTGCTGCATTTGTTGGAGCCATCGGGGGTATGGCGGTACTTATCTGGTATTGGCTAAAACGTCAAAAAGATATTAAACAAAAAATTGCAGAAAGTAAAAATGTTCAACTGATTTCATTACTTTCCATGTATAAAGAACTGATGTTATATGCCATTCCTTTTATCTTGGTCGGATTAGCTATCCCGATTTACCAGCAAATTGACACCTTTAATGTGAATAAAGCGCTGATGTCACTTGGTTATACGCTGGGTCAGGCTGAAGACATTTTCGCGATTTTAAATCAAACGTCACAAAAAGTGATCATGATTCCTGTATCCTTAGCAACTGCTCTTGGGCTAACGATCATTCCGGCCATTACTAGAACCTTTACTGCTGGGGATCAGGTGAAATTGCACAATCAAATCACCCAAACGTTTAATATTTTACTCTATCTCACACTCCCAGCTGCTGTAGGATTAGGGGTTCTTTCCTACCAAGTCTATGGTTCATTATATGCGATGAGTGAAGTTGATTTAGGAAGTTACTTATTGGCTTGGTATGCACCCACAACGATTTTTTACGCTTTATTTACAGTAACCGCTGCGATTCTGCAAGGGATCAATCGACAAAAGTTCGCTGTTTATGGTCTAATCGGCGGAATCTTATTAAAGATTGCTTTTAATTATGAATTTGTCCGTTGGTTTGGAGGAAAAGGCGCAATATTAAGTACTGATCTTGGCTATGGTTTTTCTATTTTCTTTAATTTATGGATCATTAAGAAATTTGCAGGATATTCCTATCGATCTGTCCTAAAAAATAGTTTCAGAATGCTCGTTCATTCCACCATCATGGGAATCGCCGTCTGGCTTGTAAAATGGACTTTCATTCTATGGCTACCAGGAGGGAAAGAACGTTTTCTTAATGCTGTTATCACTTTATTGGTAGGGCTTGTAGTTGGTATTGCAGTTTATTTATGGTTAGGCCTACGTTCCAACCTTGCTGTAGAAGTGCTCGGGAATCGTATTGGATTCTTAAAAAGAAAGAGAAATCCGAAGGCAGCATAA
- a CDS encoding PRK06851 family protein, with amino-acid sequence MGTIKNYYAGGNTNVGFYSLFDDVLKGLDRLYIIKGGPGTGKSTFMKKIGLTMAEKGYNVEFLHCSSYNNSLDGVIFPEIHLGLVDGTAPHVVDPKYPGVVDEIINLGEFWDKEKLRANGKRIIKLTNDISENFKHAYEQFAKAKLIHDEWEEIYLEAMDFNKANEVTEELINKIFAEDIEREDRPIIRRRFFGAATPKGAVHFIENITEDIEKRYIVKGRPGSGKSTMMKKIGKCAESLGLSVEYFPCSFDPNSLDMVIIPKLSVAILDGTAPHVIDPSRPTDEVVDMFELCIDPQVEIGKAKELENIEQRYKIKMTIGTNHIKEAKRLHDELETYYIAAMDFAAIDSKREEILDEVLKYAKDFEK; translated from the coding sequence ATGGGGACAATCAAAAATTATTATGCTGGCGGAAATACCAATGTTGGTTTCTATTCATTATTTGATGATGTATTAAAAGGTTTAGACCGTTTATATATTATTAAAGGTGGACCTGGTACAGGAAAATCTACTTTCATGAAAAAAATTGGTTTAACCATGGCGGAGAAAGGATACAATGTAGAATTTTTACATTGTTCATCTTACAATAATTCCCTGGATGGGGTGATTTTTCCTGAGATTCACTTAGGTTTGGTCGATGGGACAGCTCCACATGTGGTGGATCCAAAATACCCTGGTGTCGTCGATGAAATCATTAATCTTGGTGAATTTTGGGATAAAGAAAAATTAAGAGCGAATGGCAAACGGATCATTAAGCTTACTAACGATATTTCTGAGAATTTCAAACATGCTTATGAACAGTTTGCAAAAGCGAAATTGATTCACGACGAGTGGGAAGAAATCTATTTAGAAGCGATGGACTTTAACAAGGCGAATGAGGTCACAGAAGAATTAATCAACAAAATTTTTGCCGAAGATATTGAGCGAGAAGATAGACCTATTATTCGAAGAAGATTCTTTGGCGCAGCCACGCCAAAAGGTGCAGTTCATTTCATTGAGAACATCACTGAAGATATAGAAAAACGGTATATTGTAAAAGGCAGACCAGGCAGCGGGAAATCGACGATGATGAAAAAGATTGGAAAATGCGCCGAATCTCTTGGATTATCCGTTGAATATTTTCCATGTTCTTTTGATCCCAATAGCCTAGATATGGTGATTATTCCTAAATTAAGTGTAGCCATCCTAGATGGAACAGCGCCCCATGTCATTGATCCATCAAGGCCAACAGATGAGGTTGTGGATATGTTTGAACTTTGCATCGATCCGCAAGTGGAGATTGGTAAAGCGAAAGAATTAGAAAATATAGAACAACGCTATAAAATCAAGATGACCATTGGAACGAATCATATTAAAGAAGCAAAGCGTCTCCATGACGAATTAGAAACTTACTATATAGCTGCCATGGATTTTGCAGCGATTGACAGCAAGAGAGAAGAAATCTTAGATGAGGTATTAAAGTACGCAAAAGATTTCGAAAAGTAA